ATTAATACATTATGGCTactatttataaatatatataggTATATGGATTAGTATGCTTGTGTGTTTCTCTGTGAGTGTGTCGAAATGATTTAAGAATATGATAcattaattaaacaaaagaggtaaataaaaataacagGAAGAATATCAGTATtgcaaatttttgaaatgggaaatattaaaattcaCTTTGTGGTGTACAACTTCTTAGCTAGCTATTATAGCAACAAATTAGTAGAGCATCAGTTAAAGCTATAATCCTgtcaaaaattgatatgAAACTTGTTAAGTagcaaaaaataaaaaagaaattcaaataatattagGGATAATAATTAAACAGTATGACGGTGTAATGGTGTATAAACATTCTATCATCTTCCTTTTGAAacacaataataaaactaGTAAATAAGAAATATATGATTAGTTGCTTTGGGTGTTTGGTCCCACCCCTCGTTTTTCTCTCTATAAGGATATATCTAAAACCAATccaacatcatcaacaattggCTTTGCTAAATCTTCCAAAAATGGAATCAAATCTaacaattcattatcatgCAGATCACTGAACCAACTACTGATAGGTATAGAATGGTCTGGGTGGAAAATATATGATGCTGGTGagttatcaattattatggTATCTTCTAATGGACGACCAATTTGTGACAAgttttttataaaattgCCTTGATAATTGTAACAAGAATCTCGAAACAATCGATGATGTACCGAGTTATATATATCTAGTTTATCTAATAGTGGGTCTCCATATTTCAGCACTGATGCCgtgaaaacaacaacttcGTATAATTTGCCcattttttgtaaaaacTCGTCAACACCAGGCCTCTTCACAACATAAACATGATGGATTTGATTATCTATCTCAACCGGTATAACAAAGTCGGCATTACGTAAATATTTGAAGCTTGAATGGACCAAAGTTTCATCAAGATCTAAGATAAGACATTTTTTATTACCAAAATTCTTATCCTTCTTACCTAATAAGTATCCTGTTTCTGGATTAAATGCTTGTCCATCCTGTAATTTAGTTAAATCCTCAAGTGactcatcatcttcatcgtcgtcttcgtcttcatcttcttcttcatcatcatcttcaccATTTCTGGTCTCGTTCTTTTGCACCAGGTTACgactttctttttgataattattgCTTGAGTTAGTAGTTGTATATGCCCCTCCGTTCTCTGGCACTTGGGTTATTATATCACTAGTATTAattttagtattattagtgTCAGTTTTGGTTGTATCATTACTAGACTTTGGTGTGTTATTATTTGACTCGTCATTCGTATTAGCTatagtttcaatttcatttattgattgatcaTCATCTAATAGATCCTTTTTCGATGGCTTCAATGCATCAACTTCATCCTCCTCATCCTCATCTTCATCCCCCATcacatcaatatcattatctTTAGTCAAGTCTGAATTGTTTTCATTGGTGTTTGCATCCTTTCCATGTCGCGTTGGAGTGTTCTTTGATTGCAGTTTGGATGTATTTGTCGttggtattattgttgtattAGCTTTGGTTGTCttggtggttgttgtatttatctttttcgCCTTGTCTTGCTGGTTATTCCGCGATGAGTTTCCCTTCAGACTTGCAGATGTCACAGCTGCATTGCTCTTGTTAGATGTGGTTGTTGCAATACCATTAGATGTAGATGGTCGGTGTACTTTGTCATCGTTATCATCTTTCGACTCTATTGAGCAACAAAGCAACGATGAAAGTAATCCCATGTCAAATATATatcaaaattggaaaaaaaaaagtaaatcccaaaaaaaaagaattcaCGTCTATAAGTTTAAATTAATGGAAAGAAATGCAAGTTGGGATGGGAagtaaaaaagaaaatttaaataagTTTGaagtttgtttgttttttttttctctttgaCTTCTGTTCTTCAGTTTTTCCCTCTTCTTCCTTCTTGGTTgagtcaaaaaaaaaattcctATTAAAATACAAGCTTACGGCTAAATTTCGGTTTGATGTTCTCGTTTTTATTGTATTTGACGTGGTGGAGGACCTAGAGCCAGCTGAAATAGATAAGaacttttttattatattaatGTAACAAAAATTGTATAGTAATGATTTCCCATTCAACGGTCCCTTCTATACTAATACTGAATATGACTCTAGTAATATCAAACTATGGAAAAAGGATGTATGtagatattttgaaat
The sequence above is a segment of the Candida albicans SC5314 chromosome 3, complete sequence genome. Coding sequences within it:
- a CDS encoding phosphatase (Predicted plasma membrane associated protein phosphatase; required for normal filamentous growth; mRNA binds She3 and is localized to hyphal tips), coding for MGLLSSLLCCSIESKDDNDDKVHRPSTSNGIATTTSNKSNAAVTSASSKGNSSRNNQQDKAKKINTTTTKTTKANTTIIPTTNTSKSQSKNTPTRHGKDANTNENNSDLTKDNDIDVMGDEDEDEEDEVDALKPSKKDLLDDDQSINEIETIANTNDESNNNTPKSSNDTTKTDTNNTKINTSDIITQVPENGGAYTTTNSSNNYQKESRNSVQKNETRNGEDDDEEEDEDEDDDEDDESLEDLTKLQDGQAFNPETGYLLGKKDKNFGNKKCLILDLDETLVHSSFKYLRNADFVIPVEIDNQIHHVYVVKRPGVDEFLQKMGKLYEVVVFTASVSKYGDPLLDKLDIYNSVHHRLFRDSCYNYQGNFIKNLSQIGRPLEDTIIIDNSPASYIFHPDHSIPISSWFSDSHDNELLDLIPFLEDLAKPIVDDVGLVLDISL